In Gymnogyps californianus isolate 813 chromosome 1, ASM1813914v2, whole genome shotgun sequence, the following are encoded in one genomic region:
- the LOC127023807 gene encoding olfactory receptor 52R1-like: MSLNSTAFSHPPYFLLTGIPGLEEEQFWIAFPFCIMYAIAVLGNITLLLIIKAEPSLHEPMYLFLAMLAFTDLVLSTSMLPKMLGIFWLGSGEIGFLSCLAQLFFIHTFSSVESGMLMAMALDRYIAICCPLRHSSILSVPVVVALGSLVLVRGVLLVSPFCFLLRRMPFCQHHIISHSYCEHMAVVKLACGDTRVNVIYGLFVAFIVTGSDMILISVSYTVILRVVMRLSSTEARLKAFSTCTSHVCVILAFYVPGLFTFLTHRFGQSIPPHIHIMMANLYLLVPPVLNPIVYGVRTKKLWDRVVVLFQRKGT; this comes from the coding sequence ATGTCTCTGAACTCTACTGCCTTCTCCCACCCTCCCTATTTCCTACTCACTGGCATccctgggctggaggaggagcaATTCTGGATTGCCTTCCCCTTCTGCATCATGTATGCcattgctgtgctggggaacaTCACCCTTCTCCTCATTATAAAGGCAGAGCCCAGCCTGCACGAGCCCATGTACCTCTTCCTGGCCATGCTGGCCTTCACTGACCTGGTCCTATCAACATCCATGCTACCCAAAATGCTTGGCATCTTCTGGCTGGGCTCTGGGGAGATTGGGTTTCTCTCCTGCCTTGCTCAGTTGTTCTTCATCCATACCTTCTCGTCGGTGGAGTCGGGCATGCTCATGGCCATGGCCTTGGATCGCTACATCGCTATTTGCTGCCCACTGCGGCACTCCAGCATCCTCTCTGTGCCGGTGGTGGTGGCCCTTGGGAGCCTGGTGCTGGTGCGTGGGGTCCTCCTGGTGAGtcccttctgcttcctcctccgCAGGATGCCCTTCTGCCAGCATCACATCATCTCCCACTCCTACTGTGAGCACATGGCTGTGGTGAAGCTGGCATGTGGGGACACCAGAGTCAATGTCATTTACGGCCTCTTCGTGGCTTTCATAGTGACAGGATCTGACATGATCCTGATCTCTGTGTCCTACACCGTGATCCTGCGGGTGGTAATGAGGCTGTCATCCACGGAGGCACGACTTAAAGCCTTCAGCACTTGTACATCCCATGTCTGTGTCATCCTTGCCTTTTACGTCCCTGGCCTCTTCACGTTCCTCACCCACCGGTTCGGGCAGAGCATCCCTCCCCACATCCATATAATGATGGCCAATCTCTACCTGCTAGTGCCCCCCGTGTTAAACCCCATTGTTTATGGGGTGAGAACCAAGAAGCTCTGGGACAGGGTGGTCGTCCTCTTCCAGCGAAAGGGAACCTGA